The proteins below come from a single Acidobacteriota bacterium genomic window:
- a CDS encoding DUF2846 domain-containing protein, with protein MLALTKAGLSAEVIIAKIKSSAGKYDTSTEKLKELKDAGVADAVILAVVENPLGKSTQAIAGDENIIPGENQAVVYIYRRKEFSTRNLQPSVFIDDDKEVARIDDGKFFILKFDPGKHKIYVNKGFSGAAIDMKAGRRYFFRVTYKPGFWKARGEMEFVPYEQGTLEVANMEPLEEKWIKDKSRVFVMVSKPKN; from the coding sequence TTGCTAGCCCTGACCAAGGCGGGGTTATCTGCGGAGGTCATTATAGCCAAGATTAAAAGCAGTGCGGGGAAATATGATACATCGACGGAAAAACTAAAAGAACTAAAAGACGCGGGTGTTGCTGATGCTGTTATTTTGGCAGTTGTTGAGAACCCATTAGGAAAGTCTACCCAAGCGATAGCTGGCGATGAGAATATTATCCCCGGCGAGAACCAAGCGGTCGTATATATTTATCGAAGAAAGGAGTTTTCGACCCGTAACCTGCAGCCGTCGGTTTTTATAGACGACGACAAGGAAGTTGCTCGAATTGATGATGGGAAATTCTTTATTCTTAAGTTTGATCCGGGTAAACACAAAATATACGTCAACAAGGGATTTTCGGGGGCGGCAATTGACATGAAAGCTGGGCGACGTTATTTTTTTCGCGTTACGTATAAACCTGGCTTTTGGAAAGCGAGGGGTGAAATGGAGTTTGTTCCCTACGAACAGGGAACTTTAGAAGTCGCAAATATGGAGCCACTCGAAGAGAAGTGGATAAAGGATAAATCTCGTGTTTTTGTAATGGTTTCTAAACCAAAGAATTAG